The genomic DNA gcAAATCATTGTCCAGTTCAATAATTTCACTAATAATATTTGCTGATAAAAATctagaaaatataattgacgCATAGCATTTGTTTAGCTGAATACAATGGGTTTAGGTTCCAGCAAATCAAGAATTATGCCTGCAACCCGAGAACTTGTCAACGAACTCATCGCTTCTGACAGCGTCGTAATATTCTCAAAGACCTACTGCCCTTATTGTAAAATGGCTAAAGAGGTACGCATCATTAgctagaatattttataattattagacAATTTTCCacagttattattttatgtatttcATGTTGCAGGTATTCGATAAGCTGAAACATAAATATACAGCGATTGAACTTGACTCACGGAATGATGGCGATGAAATTCAATCTATTCTTAGTGAATTGACAGGTGCTAGAACTGTGCCCAGAGTTTTTGTTAATGGTGAATGTTTGGGGGGAGGCACTGACGTTAAGAAAATGTCTGAAAGTGGGGAGCTTTCGCTGAAACTAACTCacgaataataatgataccctataatttttacatgtacagaaaattgatgaattattatattgattGCTGGAATATATCAATTTAATCATTGTGAACAATAATTAAAGAAGCTTTCTATTTGAATGTGGTTTATTCATTTGTAAATGTTGAGAActtgtaaattataaataactaCTACGATTATTTAGCCTTTGATTAGTTCAACTGGTTATTCTTCCCCTACCCAAAACATTGACATTTTCAGTACAGTGTAAAACATTATGTCACAATTTCACGTAATTTGCGATACAATGACGATTAGATTTTAAATTGATTGATAGATTAGTTTCATATTTATGTTACATCACGATACAGTGGAGTAAATAATACTCCATTAATATTCCTAGGAAGTACAATAACACAACCTCCCTAATATTAATTCCTGAATATTCTGTAAGACAGGAAACTGTTCACGTTGCACGTatggagacaaaaaaaatactattcgTCATTTCTATGTCTGTTGACTAAAAATATCCGATCGGATCCTTCCAACTGAAAAAAGCATACACGACCAGTTCTATTGTAGTTCATATTCGCACGCGAACGTCAGAGATGCGTTTcacaaaatacagaaaaatctTCGTATACGTTCTGACTTTCTTAACTTATGCATGGTCGGGTTATGGAGCCGATATATTGGGAAATCTTCGTGACGCTGTTTTGGCAGCGGAAACTATAttcggtgatttttttcaaaatgctgTCAccgttgcaaaaaaattcaaggacgTTCACGAAGTAATTAACGCTGCTGCCGACGATTCATGCGTGTATACATGTCCTGGAGGTATACGCATTACAAATACTATGAATTATAACCTGTAAATTACAGTGCCGCATGCATCGCATTCACTAGTCATTTCATCTGTCAAATATTATGTTGTAGGAACGATACCAAAACCAAACTGGAATCACAAGCCACAAAGCAACGGATGTGGTTCGTTGGGATTGGAGGTAAACAACGACCATTTCTTAACAGTTAGGCAATATTTCcatccattcattcattcattaaaACCGAAGTAATGcttgttattttcatttttagcaagctcaagaatttttttcctttcctgaAGTTACAAGTTGCTGCAATGCACATGACATCTGTTACGACACCTGTAATACTGATAAGGAAAAATGTGATTTCGAGTTTAAGCGCTGTCTTTATAAGTACTGCGATAGCTTTGAATCGAGCAGCACAAACATGATCAAAGCTTGCAGAACAGCAGCCAAAGTACTCTTCTCCGGCACTACTACACTGGGTTGTAAAAGCTTCCTGGATGCTCAGAGCAATGCGTGTTATTGCAAAGATCGACAAAGCACTaaatataaagaaacaaaaagaggTGCACAGGCTGGCGGGTGAATGGCTTTCAACTTAAATCAAATTATAGATTTACCAGTCAGTTTCATATGAGACACCAGGGGTTTGCATGAAGATCTAATATGATTATGTtttccaaaaaagaaaaaacattggtTAATTCTCAAAATAGGTAAAACCATAGTTCAAATAACAAAACTTCGTCAGAATATACAAATGATCTTGTTTCTGTGAACAGAATTTGTGAGCAATCATTGGATCACAGTATTCATTGTGTGATTTCGCAATGGGCGTGAGgctgtacatatatgtattaaatataaaattaccaATAAGCATTagtatcaatatttataaaaacaaatagcTTTTAGATGTGTGctaatgaatgaaataaaacatttcGATTCTACACCCcacgaaattttgtaaattagtTTATCAgcaaacaatgataataaataatgtgTATGTGCTAGATCGAAATACAAATATCTTGATTGTTAATCGTATTTTGTAATCTCCTCTCCAATTATCTCTGTCTACAAGATACGCTGCTTTATGATAACTTTGCATGATACATGCAAAGGTGTATACACAAGATAATGGTTTACGACAACTTTGCATAATACATTCAAAGTTGTAGACACGCGTCATATAAAAAGAATGCAATATACATGTGACTTGCTACATAGAAACCAAAAGCAAATGTTTTGCCTGTTGTCAAAatagaaagtagaaaatcgtttTTGTGAAAATGTCATAATCATATTACGTTGTCCTTTGAATTTCTGTAAACAGGCAGACCAAAATTACCTAGTAAAGTCTACCTTGTCGTAGCGGTTCTAACAGTCAGGAACGATAGGAAGAAAATGGGTGGTCAGGCATCGACACCTTGTAATAAAGTTGACAGAAGAGGCCACCATGGGTAAGATCGACGATTGCTAAGTCAAAAAAACGTTCATTACAGTATATGTTTTTAGCACAGATGAGAATACATCGAAGAATCGTGGACATAGGTGTGCAACAAagactaaaagaaaaaacatttctagTATTTCAAAACTCTCACGATCGACCAATCCCttcattcttttcttccttcggATGCAGAGAAAAAGACCAAAGAAACCAGTGGTCGAAGTTGCCAGAAAAGCTGGAAAATTATGGTGCCAAATGTCaattaatcaaagaaaaaaatatattgcgtTGGCACAAGCTGAAAAAAAGCGAAAAGAAGccagaaaaaataagaaacgttGCACCAAGTACaaataacatttaaaaaattcacatcctAAAAGTATAATGAGCTCGAATACCACTCGGTTATAATCACGCAATACATACGTCTTAGCATCTCATAAGTCTGTTCTCTGTCGATCTCTTTCcacgttttttatttaaaaatactcAACAATTGTCAATATAATTTTCTGATACTatgtaaaaattgtacagtttaattttgtgaaattatgGTGAGTACAATTACTTAATATCTCTGATTCATTCAAagcataaaatgaaattactgTAAACGAAAACTTGTTCCGCAAGGATTACACGATGGCAAGGTTAAAGCCCGAttatctaatttcatctttataCAACGTCattgtcgatttttattttattagatcagtaggtgaatttaaaattaatcaataaaataCTCTATATAAACTATTTAcgattttagttttatttgttAGTATGTTTTATATCTATGTACAATAAATATTGATGTATCTTTACACTATATTTTAAAGACCTtccttattatttataattacactAACACTAGCGATTTACTTTCGCTGTCAGATGTCTGGAAAAATTAACTTGAATgcgtattataaatataatttcacgAGCTGTCCTGCAAAGTATCAATGGGAATCATAAAAAGTTAAAATACATGGACGAGCACCACAcatttaaagtttaaaatatgaaatatacttttcacaataaaaaaaaaaaatagtttccgCAGCAGCTTGCGATGATTTGCAGAATAGCCCTAACTATACAGTCACAATCCTTTCGGACCAAGTGTGCCCTCGCAATACtaagtaatattattacatataataGCGGTTGTGAGTGAACGTGTGATAaggataaaatataattatgtgTGTAATGGTgtgtaatattaatattaataagtaGTTTATGATACATAAAGTACAGCGTGCCCCAAAACGTAAACAACAATGCTTAACAATCGATAATATCAAACAGAATATTATTCATaagtattttatataaatattatgataCACAAACGTAACACCTTGAGAAAAATGCCCTACTAAAAATACGTATTTACTT from Diprion similis isolate iyDipSimi1 chromosome 2, iyDipSimi1.1, whole genome shotgun sequence includes the following:
- the LOC124415847 gene encoding group XIIA secretory phospholipase A2: MRFTKYRKIFVYVLTFLTYAWSGYGADILGNLRDAVLAAETIFGDFFQNAVTVAKKFKDVHEVINAAADDSCVYTCPGGMIPKPNWNHKPQSNGCGSLGLEQAQEFFSFPEVTSCCNAHDICYDTCNTDKEKCDFEFKRCLYKYCDSFESSSTNMIKACRTAAKVLFSGTTTLGCKSFLDAQSNACYCKDRQSTKYKETKRGAQAGG
- the LOC124415848 gene encoding glutaredoxin-like is translated as MYFMLQQKFKKIFFPFSNKSPTKMGDYVADFDSPDYAYDDVDNLGSSKSRIMPATRELVNELIASDSVVIFSKTYCPYCKMAKEVFDKLKHKYTAIELDSRNDGDEIQSILSELTGARTVPRVFVNGECLGGGTDVKKMSESGELSLKLTHE